In a single window of the Drosophila albomicans strain 15112-1751.03 chromosome 3, ASM965048v2, whole genome shotgun sequence genome:
- the LOC117571817 gene encoding distal membrane-arm assembly complex protein 2: MLLAGQLRRLQPSAVVLRRFAATLPNNTSEAEVSATVKRIREELSQDKQQLRWRTPIGDRPQDWNSKLKLFSNSEQTSDFIVMMQRPIDLSPKTVKQWWHKRQETIERHMQQFIPERHKILGPELAAAHFILYRGGAAKFLNDPKWHRASAEGEFSLPNKYDTSFKLEALRCDNMQLYYEGLENLRCLEHLKFLSLHNIKTIDDWCLDRVSGSEFPRLEVLDISGTNITYNGLACLYRLSQLKLLILDDPKQSLEMELSAAMLEAALPALKIVAANTIHSME; this comes from the coding sequence atgttattaGCGGGTCAACTACGCCGCTTACAACCAAGTGCGGTTGTCTTGCGTCGATTTGCAGCAACATTGCCCAATAACACATCGGAGGCCGAAGTTAGTGCGACTGTAAAGCGAATTCGGGAGGAATTGTCACAggataaacaacaattaaggTGGCGAACACCAATCGGCGATCGTCCTCAAGATTGGAATAGTAAGTTGAAATTGTTCTCGAATTCGGAACAAACTTCCGATTTTATTGTGATGATGCAACGACCCATTGATCTAAGTCCAAAGACCGTGAAGCAATGGTGGCATAAACGACAGGAAACCATTGAACGGCACATGCAACAGTTTATACCCGAACGTCATAAGATTCTAGGCCCCGAGCTCGCAGCAGCCCACTTCATATTGTATCGCGGTGGCGCTGCCAAATTCCTCAACGACCCCAAATGGCATCGTGCTTCGGCTGAGGGTGAATTCAGTTTACCCAACAAATACGATACCAGTTTCAAATTGGAAGCTTTGCGCTGCGACAACATGCAATTGTACTACGAAGGTCTGGAGAACTTGCGCTGCTTGGAACATCTGAAGTTCTTGTCACTGCACAACATTAAAACCATCGACGATTGGTGCTTGGATCGGGTTTCGGGCAGCGAATTTCCGCGTCTGGAGGTACTTGATATTTCTGGCACCAACATCACCTACAATGGTTTGGCGTGTCTTTATCGACTTTCACAGCTTAAGCTGCTGATCCTTGATGATCCCAAGCAGTCGCTGGAAATGGAATTATCTGCTGCCATGCTGGAGGCCGCGCTGCCTGCTCTTAAAATCGTTGCAGCCAACACAATACATAGCATGGAATAA
- the LOC117571822 gene encoding coiled-coil-helix-coiled-coil-helix domain-containing protein 7, with protein MPRNSNAERDNPCLKEQELSYKCLNKNNFDREKCEVYFVNYNNCKEFWNKVRSDRRAKGIVPYLPPVEERAALKAEYMKSKPAQH; from the exons ATGCCACGAAACAGCAATGCCGAACGCGATAATCCCTGTTTAAAG GAACAAGAACTGTCATACAAATGcctaaacaaaaacaatttcgacCGGGAAAAGTGTGAAGTTTACTTTGTCAACTACAACAATTGCAAAGAATTTTGG AATAAAGTACGCAGTGATCGTCGCGCTAAGGGAATTGTTCCTTATTTACCGCCAGTGGAGGAGCGTGCAGCTCTGAAAGCCGAATATATGAAAAGCAAACCAGCCCAACATTAA
- the LOC117571807 gene encoding phosphatase Herzog isoform X1, with protein sequence MDATSIITQVSRDDEQLNVYPNDKGEDVDRLKPQKRGIFQSLLCCWRRNRTKTNQNGTQIDGSTTPPPLPDQQRYLLPQVRHSDMHRKCMVIDLDETLVHSSFKPIPNADFIVPVEIDGTIHQVYVLKRPHVDEFLQKMGELYECVLFTASLAKYADPVADLLDKWNVFRARLFRESCVYYRGNYIKDLNRLGRDLQKIVIVDNSPASYIFHPDNAVPVKSWFDDVTDCELRELIPLFEKLSKVDSVYSVLCNSNQPLNNQTNQQHTQELQQAPHQQQQQQQQQTISATTVITQATTLSAPTMLNTATQQQQQQQQQQQQQLQQLSSSPPNPQSELLQQKT encoded by the exons ATGGATGCAACATCAATAATCACACAAGTTTCCCGCGACGATGAGCAACTGAATGTCTATCCAAATGACAAAGGAG AAGATGTGGATCGCCTAAAACCACAGAAACGCGGCATATTTCAATCGTTACTTTGCTGCTGGCGACGAAATCGAACGAAAACAAATCAGAATGGCACACAGATCGATGGTTCAACAACACCGCCACCCTTACCGGACCAACAAAGGTACCTTCTACCTCAGGTTAGGCACTCCGATATGCATCGAAAGTGCATGGTTATCGATTTGGACGAAACTCTAGTGCACAGTAGTTTTAAG CCCATACCTAATGCCGATTTCATAGTACCAGTCGAAATCGATGGCACCATACATCAGGTCTATGTGCTAAAGCGACCGCATGTCGATGAGTTTCTACAAAAGATGGGCGAACTGTACGAGTGCGTTTTGTTTACAGCCTCACTAGCCAAATACGCAGATCCCGTTGCCGATCTGCTAGACAA ATGGAATGTGTTTCGTGCAAGACTGTTTAGGGAATCATGCGTTTATTACAGGGGTAATTACATTAAGGATCTAAATCGTCTGGGTCGCGATTTACAAAAGATTGTCATTGTGGACAATTCACCGGCCAGTTACATCTTTCACCCAGACAATGCA GTTCCTGTGAAGTCGTGGTTCGACGATGTGACCGACTGTGAGCTGCGTGAGCTGATACCTCTCTTTGAGAAGCTCAGCAAAGTGGATTCCGTCTATTCGGTGCTCTGCAATTCGAACCAGCCGCTAAACAATCAAACAAATCAACAGCATACGCAGGAGCTGCAACAAGCGcctcatcaacagcaacagcagcagcaacaacaaaccatCTCTGCCACGACAGTTATTACACAGGCGACCACATTGTCTGCACCGACCATGCTGAATActgcaacacagcagcagcagcaacaacaacaacagcagcaacaacaattgcagcagctgtCATCCAGTCCGCCCAATCCACAAAGcgagctgctgcagcagaagACGTAA
- the LOC117571807 gene encoding phosphatase Herzog isoform X2, which produces MDATSIITQVSRDDEQLNVYPNDKGDVDRLKPQKRGIFQSLLCCWRRNRTKTNQNGTQIDGSTTPPPLPDQQRYLLPQVRHSDMHRKCMVIDLDETLVHSSFKPIPNADFIVPVEIDGTIHQVYVLKRPHVDEFLQKMGELYECVLFTASLAKYADPVADLLDKWNVFRARLFRESCVYYRGNYIKDLNRLGRDLQKIVIVDNSPASYIFHPDNAVPVKSWFDDVTDCELRELIPLFEKLSKVDSVYSVLCNSNQPLNNQTNQQHTQELQQAPHQQQQQQQQQTISATTVITQATTLSAPTMLNTATQQQQQQQQQQQQQLQQLSSSPPNPQSELLQQKT; this is translated from the exons ATGGATGCAACATCAATAATCACACAAGTTTCCCGCGACGATGAGCAACTGAATGTCTATCCAAATGACAAAGGAG ATGTGGATCGCCTAAAACCACAGAAACGCGGCATATTTCAATCGTTACTTTGCTGCTGGCGACGAAATCGAACGAAAACAAATCAGAATGGCACACAGATCGATGGTTCAACAACACCGCCACCCTTACCGGACCAACAAAGGTACCTTCTACCTCAGGTTAGGCACTCCGATATGCATCGAAAGTGCATGGTTATCGATTTGGACGAAACTCTAGTGCACAGTAGTTTTAAG CCCATACCTAATGCCGATTTCATAGTACCAGTCGAAATCGATGGCACCATACATCAGGTCTATGTGCTAAAGCGACCGCATGTCGATGAGTTTCTACAAAAGATGGGCGAACTGTACGAGTGCGTTTTGTTTACAGCCTCACTAGCCAAATACGCAGATCCCGTTGCCGATCTGCTAGACAA ATGGAATGTGTTTCGTGCAAGACTGTTTAGGGAATCATGCGTTTATTACAGGGGTAATTACATTAAGGATCTAAATCGTCTGGGTCGCGATTTACAAAAGATTGTCATTGTGGACAATTCACCGGCCAGTTACATCTTTCACCCAGACAATGCA GTTCCTGTGAAGTCGTGGTTCGACGATGTGACCGACTGTGAGCTGCGTGAGCTGATACCTCTCTTTGAGAAGCTCAGCAAAGTGGATTCCGTCTATTCGGTGCTCTGCAATTCGAACCAGCCGCTAAACAATCAAACAAATCAACAGCATACGCAGGAGCTGCAACAAGCGcctcatcaacagcaacagcagcagcaacaacaaaccatCTCTGCCACGACAGTTATTACACAGGCGACCACATTGTCTGCACCGACCATGCTGAATActgcaacacagcagcagcagcaacaacaacaacagcagcaacaacaattgcagcagctgtCATCCAGTCCGCCCAATCCACAAAGcgagctgctgcagcagaagACGTAA
- the LOC117571807 gene encoding phosphatase Herzog isoform X3 — translation MIQSRWNVFRARLFRESCVYYRGNYIKDLNRLGRDLQKIVIVDNSPASYIFHPDNAVPVKSWFDDVTDCELRELIPLFEKLSKVDSVYSVLCNSNQPLNNQTNQQHTQELQQAPHQQQQQQQQQTISATTVITQATTLSAPTMLNTATQQQQQQQQQQQQQLQQLSSSPPNPQSELLQQKT, via the exons ATGATACAATCAAG ATGGAATGTGTTTCGTGCAAGACTGTTTAGGGAATCATGCGTTTATTACAGGGGTAATTACATTAAGGATCTAAATCGTCTGGGTCGCGATTTACAAAAGATTGTCATTGTGGACAATTCACCGGCCAGTTACATCTTTCACCCAGACAATGCA GTTCCTGTGAAGTCGTGGTTCGACGATGTGACCGACTGTGAGCTGCGTGAGCTGATACCTCTCTTTGAGAAGCTCAGCAAAGTGGATTCCGTCTATTCGGTGCTCTGCAATTCGAACCAGCCGCTAAACAATCAAACAAATCAACAGCATACGCAGGAGCTGCAACAAGCGcctcatcaacagcaacagcagcagcaacaacaaaccatCTCTGCCACGACAGTTATTACACAGGCGACCACATTGTCTGCACCGACCATGCTGAATActgcaacacagcagcagcagcaacaacaacaacagcagcaacaacaattgcagcagctgtCATCCAGTCCGCCCAATCCACAAAGcgagctgctgcagcagaagACGTAA
- the LOC117571799 gene encoding LOW QUALITY PROTEIN: palmitoyltransferase Hip14 (The sequence of the model RefSeq protein was modified relative to this genomic sequence to represent the inferred CDS: inserted 1 base in 1 codon; substituted 1 base at 1 genomic stop codon) — MYQSACNAATTGSCVPGAGNQTDNDRQAALIAQQPPTAPVEPDYSGFDIVKATQYGAIARVRDLVESGWDVNQPDSETVTLLHWAAINNRRDIIRYFLEKGATVDAVGGELNATPLHWATRQGHLGAVVLLMAAGADPRIRDAEGCSCIHIAAQFAHTALVAYFIAKGVDPDLQDRGGMTALMWAAWKVCALDPVRLLLTLGANPAMVDYTHGNTALHWAILARNATAITTLVLKSKASLDAPNLRAETPLSMLEAQTGAIWIGAKVMDRVREAALSSQQRRSLVSKLRHDKRLRWXSMVACPFTAFYLAGIVFTINTLYIIKFFLLGCLYAVFHTIGKTLFDEHLMALLPLSVYLATKAWFYVTWLMYIDDAVSLPTTVCFLICSLGLWVCFLKSWKGDPGIIRPTREQRFKTIIELSERGGIGFEPASFCSGCLVRRPIRSKHCSVCDRCVARFDHHCPWVGNCIGLKNHSYFMGFLWMLLIMCAWMIYGGSKYYVNECNVHFDDFLTAMRAIGNCNAWVGWVMGNALLHMSWVILLTICQTYQVICLGMTTNERMNRGRYRHFQAKGGHSPFTRGPLLNLIDFLECNCFGLVQPRRVDWMNYYDYDAQVHQTIEKEPLLRGDGADNDGLAGDHQYVXDKSYRDAKTLQMPIAHV; from the exons ATGTACCAAAGCGCCTGCAATGCGGCCACGACAGGCTCGTGCGTGCCCGGTGCGGGCAATCAAACCGATAACGATCGCCAAGCGGCGCTGATAGCACAACAGCCACCAACAGCGCCCGTCGAACCCGATTACAGTGGCTTCGATATCGTCAAAGCCACACAGTACGGTGCGATAGCACGCGTGCGGGATCTGGTCGAGTCCGGCTGGGATGTGAATCAGCCCGACAGTGAAACAGTCACACTGCTCCATTGGGCAGCCATCAACAATCGACGAGATATCATACGCTACTTTCTGGAAAAGGGCGCCACCGTCGATGCTGTTGGCGGCGAATTGAATGCCACCCCCCTACACTGGGCCACCCGCCAAGGTCACTTGGGTGCAGTGGTCCTGCTGATGGCTGCGGGAGCCGATCCGCGTATACGGGATGCGGAGGGCTGCTCTTGCATACACATTGCCGCACAGTTTGCTCACACTGCATTGGTGGCCTACTTCATAGCCAAGGGCGTAGATCCAGATCTGCAGGACCGTGGCGGCATGACGGCGTTGATGTGGGCGGCATGGAAG GTGTGTGCTCTTGATCCCGTGCGTCTGCTACTCACATTAGGCGCCAATCCCGCCATGGTTGACTACACACACGGCAACACGGCGTTGCACTGGGCCATCCTGGCCCGCAATGCGACAGCCATCACAACGCTGGTGCTCAAATCGAAGGCGTCGCTGGATGCGCCCAATTTGAGGGCGGAGACACCACTCTCAATGCTGGAGGCTCAAACCGGTGCCATTTGGATTGGTGCTAAGGTCATGGATCGGGTGCGCGAGGCAGCGCTCAGCTCGCAACAACGTCGTTCTCTGGTATCCAAGTTGCGGCACGACAAACGCTTGCGTT TGTCGATGGTCGCCTGTCCGTTTACCGCCTTCTATTTGGCGGGCATTGTGTTTACCATCAACACGCTGTACATTATCAAGTTTTTCCTGCTCGGCTGCCTGTATGCAGTGTTCCACACCATTGGCAAGACGCTGTTCGATGAGCATCTGATGGCGTTGTTGCCGCTTTCCGTCTATTTGGCCACCAAGGCTTGGTTCTATGTCACTTGGCTGATGTATATCGACGATGCGGTGTCGTTGCCAACCACCGTGTGCTTCCTCATCTGTTCGCTGGGCTTGTGGGTATGCTTTCTCAAGTCGTGGAAGGGTGATCCCGGCATCATACGACCCACCAGAGAGCAGCGCTTCAAA ACAATTATTGAGCTGTCGGAGCGCGGCGGTATTGGCTTTGAACCCGCTTCCTTTTGCTCGGGCTGCCTGGTGCGTCGTCCGATTCGTTCCAAGCACTGCTCTGTGTGCGATCGTTGTGTGGCACGCTTCGATCACCATTGCCCCTGGGTGGGTAATTGTATTGGTCTCAAGAATCACAGCTACTTTATGGGCTTTCTCTGGATGCTGTTGATCATGTGCGCCTGGATGATCTACGGCGGCTCTAAATACTATGTCAACGAGTGCAATGTGCACTTTGACG ATTTCCTCACTGCGATGCGCGCTATTGGCAACTGCAATGCTTGGGTGGGCTGGGTCATGGGCAACGCTTTGCTGCACATGTCCTGGGTCATCTTGCTAACCATTTGCCAGACGTATCAGGTAATTTGCCTAGGTATGACCACCAACGAGCGCATGAATCGTGGACGCTATCGCCATTTCCAGGCCAAGGGTGGACACAGCCCATTCACGCGTGGCCCGTTGCTCAATCTAATTGATTTCCTTGAGTGCAATTGCTTTGGTTTGGTGCAACCGCGACGCGTTGACTGGATGAACTACTATGACTATGATGCTCAGGTGCATCAGACCATTGAGAAGGAGCCGCTGCTGCGTGGCGATGGTGCCGACAATGATGGCTTGGCGGGTGATCATCAGTATGTGTAGGATAAGTCCTATCGGGATGCGAAGACGCTTCAAATGCCCATTGCGCATGTTTAA